A stretch of Henckelia pumila isolate YLH828 chromosome 4, ASM3356847v2, whole genome shotgun sequence DNA encodes these proteins:
- the LOC140863337 gene encoding uncharacterized protein translates to MAFTVPRFSTFSTISLHISKHSPSIQLPIIRSSKFRDEDYRNTRLECKLQRFYAGAKEQRSGGSPATTKKKKPSSRNTSKNLIEDDFVIEKIGGVGGGGGVEVLESPSRSGYAALPLPKPPAGFVLDEQGSVLMASNKRTVTIVDSTNNLPLECVIRRVFRNSRGDECMLVCPVDMPVQILKSVNVEGWSAVSDEEVEAILPTAAYALAKIHMHLVHSGFCYTARGGFCYAEKDIFEVHTDGGEDVDGLPTEGIEIACFHLDGSHYMIYTPSDPLLFVAVKDKNGALQIADDELLDDLAVVGAIDEETEFNALVEEEAALLDSLLGKS, encoded by the exons ATGGCATTCACCGTTCCCAGATTTTCCACCTTTTCAACGATTTCTTTACATATTTCGAAACACTCTCCGAGTATTCAGCTGCCCATTATTCGTTCTTCCAAGTTCAGAGACGAGGATTACAGAAATACGAGGCTTGAATGTAAATTACAGCGCTTTTATGCTGGCGCCAAGGAGCAACGGAGTGGTGGGTCGCCGGCGAcgacgaagaagaagaagccCAGTAGCAGAAATACTAGCAAGAATTTGATAGAAGATGATTTTGTCATTGAAAAAATTGGTGGTGTCGGCGGCGGTGGTGGAGTTGAGGTGCTAGAATCACCGTCTCGGTCGGGGTACGCGGCGTTGCCGCTGCCAAAGCCTCCGGCTGGTTTCGTGTTGGATGAGCAAGGGAGTGTTCTGATGGCTTCTAACAAACGTACCGTCACAATC GTTGACTCTACTAATAACCTTCCCTTGGAGTGTGTTATAAGGAGGGTATTTAGAAATTCACGTGGAGATGAATGCATGTTAGTCTGCCCAGTTGATAT GCCTGTTCAGATTTTGAAGAGTGTCAATGTTGAAGGATGGTCTGCT GTCAGTGATGAAGAAGTTGAGGCAATCCTCCCAACTGCAGCTTATGCCCTTGCCAAAATACATATGCATCTGGTACACAGCGG ATTTTGTTACACGGCACGAGGTGGTTTTTGCTACGCCGAGAAAGACATATTTGAAGTTCACACAG ATGGTGGTGAAGATGTAGATGGTTTGCCCACTGAAGGCATTGAAATTGCTTGTTTCCATCTG GATGGTTCCCATTATATGATTTATACGCCTTCTGACCCTCTGTTGTTCGTTGCTGTCAAG GATAAAAATGGTGCCTTACAAATAGCCGATGAT GAACTTTTGGATGATCTTGCTGTAGTCGGCGCAATAGATGAAGAGACTGAATTCAATGCCTTGGTG GAAGAAGAAGCGGCTCTTCTCGACTCGTTACTTGGAAAAAGTTGA